A window from Setaria italica strain Yugu1 chromosome VIII, Setaria_italica_v2.0, whole genome shotgun sequence encodes these proteins:
- the LOC101758218 gene encoding patatin-like protein 2, whose translation MDSNGGTATAADKTVPQPPPSTGKLITVLSIDGGGIRGLIPATIIAFLEAKLQELDGLDARIADYFDVIAGTSTGALLTSMLAAPDKNNRPLFTAKDLNTFYLKNGPNIFPEKKAGFLTPAAKLLGAVRGPKYDGVFLHDKIKSLTHDVRVADTVTNVIVPAFDVKYLQPVIFSTYEAKHDPLKNAHLADICISTSAAPTYFPAHFFTTSDGKGGSREYHLVNGGVAANNPTMAAMSMLTKEVLRHNPDFNPGKPSDYRHYLIISIGTGSAKQEEKYTAPQCAKWGLLQWLYNGGFTPIIDIFSHASSDMVDIHAAVLFEALHCEKNYLRIQDDSLTGDTSSVDITTKENMEALIRIGHELLKKPVSRVNIDTGMYEPVNGEGTNEEALARFAKILSDERRLRQSKLSSN comes from the exons ATGGACAGCAACGGCGGCACGGCCACCGCTGCCGACAAGACGGTGCCACAGCCGCCACCGTCGACGGGGAAACTCATCACCGTTCTGAGCATCGACGGCGGCGGGATCCGCGGCCTCATCCCGGCGACCATCATCGCCTTCCTTGAGGCCAAGCTGCAG GAGCTGGACGGCCTGGACGCTCGGATCGCGGACTACTTCGACGTGATCGCCGGGACGAGCACCGGCGCCCTGCTCACGTCGATGCTGGCGGCGCCGGACAAGAACAACCGGCCACTCTTCACCGCCAAGGATCTCAACACCTTCTACCTCAAGAACGGCCCCAACATCTTCCCGGAGAAGAA GGCCGGGTTCCtgacgccggcggcgaagctCCTTGGCGCGGTGAGGGGCCCCAAGTACGACGGCGTGTTCCTGCACGACAAGATCAAGAGCCTCACCCACGACGTGAGGGTCGCGGACACGGTCACCAACGTCATCGTGCCGGCGTTCGACGTCAAGTACCTGCAGCCGGTCATCTTCAGCACCTACGAGGCCAAGCACGACCCCCTCAAGAACGCTCACCTCGCCGACATCTGCATCAGCACGTCAGCGGCGCCGACCTACTTCCCGGCGCACTTCTTCACCACCAGCGACGGCAAAGGTGGCTCCCGGGAGTACCACCTCGTcaacggcggcgtcgcggccaACAACCCCACCATGGCCGCCATGTCCATGCTCACCAAGGAGGTGCTCCGTCACAACCCGGACTTCAACCCCGGGAAGCCCTCCGATTACAGGCACTACCTCATCATCTCCATCGGCACCGGGTCGGCGAAGCAGGAGGAGAAGTACACCGCGCCGCAGTGCGCTAAGTGGGGTCTCCTCCAGTGGCTCTACAATGGCGGATTCACCCCGATCATCGACATCTTCTCCCATGCGAGCTCCGACATGGTCGACATTCACGCCGCCGTGCTCTTTGAGGCCCTTCACTGTGAGAAGAACTACCTTCGCATCCAG GATGACTCGTTGACGGGGGACACGTCATCAGTTGACATCACAACCAAGGAGAACATGGAGGCTCTGATCAGGATCGGCCATGAGCTGCTCAAGAAGCCTGTGTCAAGAGTGAACATCGACACGGGGATGTACGAGCCTGTTAACGGTGAAGGAACGAATGAAGAGGCGCTAGCACGCTTCGCCAAGATACTCTCCGACGAACGCAGGCTACGGCAGAGCAAACTCAGCTCCAACTAG
- the LOC101765378 gene encoding anthocyanidin 3-O-glucosyltransferase produces the protein MPGEAIHVVMLPWLAFGHISPFAQLARKLFSVEGGHNIRVTFLTADGNLPRVQAMLAPAAGAAAVVPLHLPHVPGLPEGAASTAELTADGAELLKVAFDGTRDQVSALLSELRPDAALIDFATPWVTDIAAPLGIKVLYFSVFSAVASTYTVVPARRLHGAAPSAGDFTAAPSGFPKGSALATIPPYQAADLTYLFTSFYGQPCVYDRVTAGIKACDAIVIKTCVEMEGPYISYLSAQFGRPVLLAGPVVPEPPQGHLDERWASWLSSFPENSVVFASFGSETFLPTAAATELLLGLEATNRPFLAVLNFPKGADTEAELRARIPPGFEERVKGRGAVHTGWVQQQHILQHQSVGCYLNHAGFSSAVEGLVAGCRLVLLPMKGDQYLNAALLARELRVGVEVARRDEDGWFGGQDVSDAVALAMAEGGDRDGRKWREFLTDDAVQKRFAGDFVRQLKELVRAA, from the coding sequence ATGCCGGGCGAAGCTATTCACGTCGTGATGCTCCCCTGGCTCGCCTTCGGCCATATCAGCCCGTTCGCGCAGCTGGCGCGGAAGCTGTTCTCCGTCGAGGGCGGGCACAACATCCGCGTGACGTTCCTGACGGCCGACGGGAACCTGCCGCGCGTGCAGGCCATGctggcgccggccgccggcgcggcggccgtcgtGCCGCTACACCTGCCCCACGTGCCGGGGCTACCCGAGGGAGCCGCCAGCACGGCCGAGCTCACGGCCGACGGCGCCGAGCTCCTCAAGGTCGCCTTCGACGGCACTCGGGACCAGGTGTCGGCGCTGTTGTCCGAGCTCCGCCCGGACGCcgcgctgatcgacttcgccaCCCCGTGGGTCACCGACATCGCCGCGCCTCTTGGCATCAAGGTGCTCTACTTCAGCGTGTTCTCAGCCGTCGCCTCTACCTACACCGTCGtcccggcgcgccgcctccatgGGGCGGCCCCGTCGGCCGGTGACTTCACGGCCGCCCCTTCCGGTTTTCCCAAGGGCTCCGCGCTAGCCACCATTCCGCCCTACCAGGCCGCCGACTTAACCTACCTGTTCACCAGCTTCTACGGCCAGCCCTGCGTCTACGACCGTGTGACCGCCGGCATCAAGGCCTGCGATGCCATCGTGATAAAGACCTGCGTGGAGATGGAGGGCCCCTACATAAGTTACCTCTCCGCCCAGTTCGGCAGGCCAGTGCTTCTCGCCGGACCCGTCGTGCCGGAGCCGCCGCAGGGCCATCTCGATGAGCGGTGGGCCAGCTGGCTCTCCTCGTTCCCGGAGAACtccgtcgtcttcgcctcgttCGGCAGCGAGACGTTCCTACcgacagcggcggcgacagagcttCTCCTCGGCCTCGAGGCCACCAACCGGCCGTTCCTCGCCGTGCTCAACTTCCCCAAGGGAGCCGACacggaggcggagctccgggcaCGGATCCCGCCGGGGTTCGAGGAGAGGGTGAAGGGGAGAGGCGCGGTGCACACGGGGtgggtgcagcagcagcacatccTGCAGCACCAGAGCGTCGGGTGCTACTTGAACCACGCCGGGTTCAGCTCCGCCGTGGAGGGGCTCGTAGCCGGTTGCCGGCTGGTGCTGCTGCCGATGAAGGGCGACCAGTACCTCAACGCGGCGCTGCTCGCGCGAGAGTTGCGGGTTGGGGTGGAGGTGGCGCGCCGCGACGAGGACGGCTGGTTCGGAGGCCAGGACGTGAGCGATGCGGTTGCCTTGGCGATGGCGGAGGGAGGGGATAGGGACGGGAGGAAGTGGAGGGAGTTCTTGACGGACGACGCCGTTCAGAAGAGGTTCGCCGGGGACTTCGTCCGGCAGCTCAAAGAGCTCGTCAGGGCAGCCTGA